The Klebsiella quasivariicola region ATCGGCGGCGGTCAGTTTCTTTTTCATCGTGCCACTCCTGTCAAAAATTGAGCCTTAAGAACAACATAGCCGGAGGCGGATGGCAACTGCCGCAGGTTGGCCCGATTTCATCGATCATTGTCCAAATGCCCCTGTTGAGCCAGGCTAGTACTCAGTACGATGTTCGTCAGATGACCCCACTGAGGAACACCAACATGAACATCACCCACATCCGTAATGCGACCCAGAGGATTGACTACGCCGGGAAAAGATTTCTCATCGACCCGATGCTGGCTGACAAGGGCGCCTGGCCAGGTTTTCCTGGCACTGCGCGCAGCGAGCTGCGCAATCCGCTGGTTGAGCTGCCGTTTTCCCGCGATAAAATTATCGACGTTGATGCGGTGATCGTCACCCATACCCATGACGATCACTGGGACGCGGCGGCGATCGCCGCGATCCCGAAAACCCTGCCGGTGTTCGTCCAGCATGAGGCCGACGCCGCGCTGCTGCGCAGCCAGGGATTTCAGGATCTGCGCCTGCTGTCGGCAGACAGCGAATTTGCCGGCGTGCGCCTGCAGAAAACCACCTCCGGCCAACACGGCAGCGACCGTACCTACGCGGTGCCGGCGATGGCTGAGCGCCTGGGAGAAGCCTGCGGCGTGGTGTTTCGCCATCCGCAGGAGAAGACGCTGTGGCTGATGGGGGATACCATCTGGCGTGATGACATTGCAGCCGACCTGCTGAAGCTGCGCCCGGACGTGGTGGTCCTCAACGCTGGCTACGCCCACGTCATCGGCTTTGGCCCGATAATCATGGGCAAGGAAGATCTC contains the following coding sequences:
- a CDS encoding MBL fold metallo-hydrolase, yielding MNITHIRNATQRIDYAGKRFLIDPMLADKGAWPGFPGTARSELRNPLVELPFSRDKIIDVDAVIVTHTHDDHWDAAAIAAIPKTLPVFVQHEADAALLRSQGFQDLRLLSADSEFAGVRLQKTTSGQHGSDRTYAVPAMAERLGEACGVVFRHPQEKTLWLMGDTIWRDDIAADLLKLRPDVVVLNAGYAHVIGFGPIIMGKEDLLNVHFALPEAEIMAIHLEAVNHCLVSREEMRQYAVDNQIADVVSIPQDGETVVY